The proteins below are encoded in one region of Thermodesulfovibrionales bacterium:
- the nikR gene encoding nickel-responsive transcriptional regulator NikR, with protein MSIIRFGISLDNALLERFDSLIGKKGYANRSEAIRDLIRDTLVTEEWEAAATETVGTITIVYSHDKRELTDTLTDLQHRYYDSIISSLHIHL; from the coding sequence ATGTCAATTATACGATTCGGCATATCACTCGACAATGCCCTGCTCGAAAGGTTTGACAGTCTCATCGGTAAGAAGGGCTATGCGAACCGGAGCGAGGCGATCAGGGATCTCATCAGGGATACGCTGGTAACGGAAGAATGGGAGGCTGCCGCCACCGAGACCGTAGGAACAATCACGATCGTTTACTCGCATGATAAGAGAGAGCTTACCGACACCCTCACCGATCTTCAGCACCGTTACTATGATTCGATAATCTCATCGCTCCATATACATCTC